In Phacochoerus africanus isolate WHEZ1 chromosome 1, ROS_Pafr_v1, whole genome shotgun sequence, the following are encoded in one genomic region:
- the CEP97 gene encoding centrosomal protein of 97 kDa: MAVARIDAALPPGEGSVINWSGQGLQKLSPNLPCEVDIHTLILDKNQIIKLENLEKYKRLIQLSVANNRLVRMMGVAKLTQLRVLNLPHNSIGYVEGLKELVHLEWLNLAGNNLKAMEQLNSCTALQHLDLSDNNIPQIGDLSKLISLKTLLLHGNIITSLRMAPAYLPRCLTILSLAENEIRDLNEVSFLASLTELEQLSIMNNPCVMATPSIPGFDYRPYIVSWCLNLRVLDGYVISQKESLKAEWLYSQGKGRAYRPGQHIQLVQYLATVCPLTSTLGLQTAEDAKLEKILSKQKFHQRQLMNQSQNEELSPLAPVETRASLVPEHSSPVQDCQVVQESEPVVQVNSWVGISSNDDQLCAVKNNFSASVHTARYSRNDLHLEDIQTDEDKLNCSLLSSESTFMPVASGLSPVSPTVELGLHSLNLGLEDDDAAEESAKEPENQGFDKEEEKAFWAANENSVQMTKSEISTEVNKKDRLLPCPERAVPSAVLKDDSHSPRPFPESLGPSVFHTQPASEETMSQTASEKLPCRFLTQKSVALGKDKVALQKLNKAATKLQACWRGFYARNYNPQAKDVRYEIRLRRMQEHIVCLTDEIRRLRKERDEERIKNFVQEEAVRCLWNQVRSLQAWQKMVDQHLNFPSSDVLPMSSTLVTSQSPLFTQSQEPSSGQNSDWFIAPEEAPQEKFLPEFPDSGFHSSLTEQIHCLRDSLDFEKSSTEGSESTIMGNSIDTVKYGRESDIRDVSEEHSEWNKENSNSEQDNSLLEQYLTSVQQLDDADERENLDEGTGDTKLPIACSPETLDVLEPDSAIDDTQGISPVLQDEINQTPESGKLNAVIQGQQSDCESAFQVLHVGIIV, from the exons GATCAGTGATCAATTGGTCAGGGCAGGGGCTACAGAAATTAAGTCCAAACTTACCCTGTGAAGTTGATATTCATACTTTGATTCTGGATAAAAATCAGattattaaattagaaaatcttGAGAAATACAAACGATTAATACAG TTGTCAGTTGCTAATAATCGGCTGGTGCGGATGATGGGTGTGGCCAAACTGACCCAACTCCGGGTATTAAATTTACCTCATAATAGCATTGGCTATGTGGAAGGGCTGAAGGAACTAGTACATTTGGAATGGCTGAATTTGGCAGGAAATAATCTCAAG GCCATGGAACAACTCAATAGCTGCACAGCTCTACAGCACCTCGATTTATCAGACAATAACATACCCCAGATAGGCGATCTATCTAAGTTGATATCACTGAAG ACCCTGCTTTTACATGGAAATATCATCACCTCTCTTAGAATGGCACCAGCTTATCTACCCAGATGTCTCACTATACTTTCTTTGGCAGAAAATGAAATCCGGGACTTAAATGAG GTCTCTTTTCTGGCATCCTTAACTGAATTGGAACAATTATCGATCATGAACAATCCCTGTGTGATGGCAACACCTTCCATTCCCGGGTTCGACTATCGGCCATATATCGTCAGCTGGTGCTTAAATCTCAGAGTCCTAGATGGATATGTCATTTCTCAGAAAGAAAG TTTAAAAGCTGAATGGCTCTATAGTCAGGGAAAGGGGAGAGCATATCGCCCTGGCCAGCACATCCAGCTTGTCCAGTATCTGGCCACAGTCTGTCCTCTCACGTCTACGCTGGGTCTTCAAACTGCAGAGGATGCCAAACTAGAGAAGATTCTGAGCAAGCAGAA GTTTCACCAGAGGCAGTTGATGAACCAGAGCCAAAATGAAGAGTTGTCTCCTCTTGCTCCTGTTGAAACAAGGGCATCACTTGTACCTGAGCATTCCAGCCCTGTTCAAGATTGTCAGGTAGTCCAGGAAAGTG AACCTGTCGTCCAAGTCAATTCTTGGGTTGGGATAAGCAGTAATGATGACCAGTTATGTGCTGTTAAGAATAACTTTTCAGCCTCTGTACACACGGCAAGATATTCTCGAAATGACCTGCATCTGGAAGACATCCAGACAGATGAGGACAAGTTAAACTGTAGTCTCCTCTCTTCAGAGTCCACTTTTATGCCGGTTGCGTCAGGACTCTCTCCAGTATCACCAACAGTTGAGTTGGGACTGCACAGCCTTAACTTGGGCCTGGAAGATGATGATGCTGCAGAGGAATCTGCGAAGGAGCCGGAAAACCAGGGCTTTgataaggaagaggaaaaggcttTTTGGGCTGCAAATGAGAATTCTGTTCAAATGACAAAAAGTGAGATCAGTACAGAGGTAAATAAGAAAGACAGGCTATTACCTTGTCCTGAGCGAGCAGTCCCCAGTGCTGTCTTGAAGGATGACAGCCACAGTCCTAGACCTTTCCCTGAGTCATTGGGACCCAGTGTTTTCCATACGCAGCCAGCTAGTGAAGAAACCATGTCTCAAACAGCTTCAGAGAAACTTCCCTGCAGGTTTTTAAcccagaaatctgttgctttgggaaaagaTAAAGTTGCCCTTCAGAAATTGAACAAAGCAGCAACCAAGCTTCAAGCCTGTTGGCGGGGCTTTTATGCCAGGAACTACAACCCACAGGCTAAAGATGTGCGTTATGAAATCCGACTGCGCAGGATGCAGGAGCACATTGTCTGCCTCACTGATGAAATAAGGAG attaagaaaagaaagagatgaagaacGTATTAAAAATTTTGTGCAAGAAGAGGCTGTCAGATGCCTTTGGAACCAG GTAAGGTCTCTACAAGCATGGCAAAAGATGGTGGACCAGCATCTGAATTTCCCGTCTAGTGATGTTCTGCCCATGTCAAGTACTTTGGTGACGTCTCAATCTCCATTATTCACCCAAAGTCAGGAGCCCTCTTCTGGTCAAAATTCTGATTGGTTCATTGCTCCTGAGGAAGCTCCTCAAGAGAAATTCTTGCCAGAATTTCCAGACTCTGGTTTTCATTCCTCCCTAACAGAACAAATTCACTGTTTACGGGATTCTTTGGATTTTGAAAAAAGTTCCACAGAAGGTAGTGAAAGTACCATCATGGGGAATTCCATTGACACAGTCAAATACGGCCGGGAGTCAGACATAAGGGATGTTAGTGAAGAACATAGTGAATGGAATAAGGAAAATTCAAACAGTGAGCAGGATAATAGCCTACTTGAACAGTATTTAACTTCAGTTCAGCAGCTAGATGATGCTGATGAGAGGGAAAATCTTGATGAAGGGACAGGAGATACTAAGCTTCCCATAGCCTGTTCCCCTGAAACATTAGATGTCTTAGAGCCTGACAGTGCTATAGATGATACTCAAGGCATATCTcctgttttgcaagatgaaatcAACCAGACACCAGAAAGTGGTAAATTAAATGCAGTCATTCAAGGACAGCAGTCAGACTGTGAGTCTGCATTTCAGGTATTGCATGTTGGGATTATTGTATAG